The following are from one region of the Advenella mimigardefordensis DPN7 genome:
- the rho gene encoding transcription termination factor Rho, whose translation MHLNELKALHVSQLLDMAAGLEIENANRFRKQELMFAIMKRRAKMGEQIFGDGVLEVLPDGFGFLRSPETSYLASTDDIYISPSQIRRFNLHTGDSIEGEVRVPKDGERYFALVKVENVNGVSPELMKHRIMFENLTPLHPDEPLLLERDIKSEENNTGRILDIFSPIGKGQRALIVASPKSGKTVMMQHIAHSITTNYPDATLIVLLVDERPEEVTEMTRTVRGEVVASTFDEPATRHVQVAEMVIEKAKRLVELKKDVVIVLDSITRLARAYNTVVPSSGKVLTGGVDANALQRPKRFFGAARNIEEGGSLTIIGTALIETGSRMDEVIYEEFKGTGNCEVHLERRLAEKRIYPAINLNKSGTRREELLMKPEKLQRVWVLRKFIHDMDEVESMEFILDKIKSTKNNDQFFDMMKK comes from the coding sequence ATGCACCTTAATGAATTAAAGGCACTGCATGTGTCGCAGCTGCTCGATATGGCTGCCGGCCTGGAAATCGAAAACGCCAACCGCTTCCGCAAGCAGGAATTAATGTTTGCCATCATGAAGCGTCGCGCAAAAATGGGCGAACAAATTTTCGGGGATGGTGTGCTGGAAGTATTGCCAGACGGCTTTGGCTTTCTTCGCTCCCCTGAAACTTCCTACCTCGCCAGCACCGACGACATCTATATCTCCCCTTCACAAATCCGCCGCTTCAATCTTCACACAGGTGATTCGATTGAAGGCGAAGTACGTGTACCCAAAGACGGCGAACGCTATTTCGCCCTGGTCAAAGTAGAAAACGTCAATGGTGTCTCTCCGGAACTGATGAAACATCGCATCATGTTCGAGAACCTGACGCCGCTGCACCCGGACGAACCGCTGCTGCTTGAACGCGATATCAAAAGCGAAGAAAACAACACCGGCCGTATTCTGGATATTTTTTCACCTATCGGTAAAGGTCAGCGCGCCCTGATCGTCGCCAGCCCGAAATCGGGAAAAACGGTCATGATGCAGCATATTGCGCATTCCATTACCACCAACTACCCCGACGCAACCCTGATTGTTCTGCTGGTTGATGAACGCCCCGAAGAAGTGACAGAGATGACCCGTACCGTGCGTGGTGAAGTGGTTGCCTCTACCTTCGATGAACCGGCCACTCGCCACGTACAGGTTGCCGAAATGGTGATCGAAAAGGCCAAGCGCCTGGTCGAACTGAAGAAAGACGTGGTCATTGTGCTGGACTCCATCACTCGCCTGGCCCGCGCCTACAACACGGTCGTGCCCTCTTCGGGCAAAGTGCTGACCGGCGGTGTAGACGCCAATGCGCTGCAACGCCCCAAACGGTTTTTTGGTGCTGCCCGGAATATTGAAGAAGGTGGCTCCCTGACGATTATCGGCACCGCGCTGATTGAAACCGGCAGCCGTATGGATGAAGTCATCTATGAAGAGTTCAAAGGCACTGGTAACTGCGAAGTTCATCTGGAACGCCGCCTGGCAGAAAAACGTATCTACCCTGCCATCAACCTGAACAAATCCGGTACCCGCCGCGAAGAATTGCTGATGAAGCCCGAGAAGCTGCAGCGCGTCTGGGTACTGCGCAAGTTCATTCATGATATGGACGAAGTCGAGTCAATGGAATTTATTCTGGACAAGATCAAGTCCACGAAGAACAACGACCAGTTCTTCGATATGATGAAAAAATAA
- the trxA gene encoding thioredoxin gives MSDLIKHATEKTFEAEVLKSELPVLVDYWAPWCGPCKAIAPLLEEASRDYEGRIHVVKVDVQDHPEVAAKFGIRGIPTLMVFKNGEAVATKVGAVNKTQLTGFIDESI, from the coding sequence ATGAGCGATCTGATCAAACACGCAACCGAGAAAACATTTGAAGCCGAAGTGCTCAAGTCGGAGCTGCCGGTGCTGGTAGACTACTGGGCACCCTGGTGTGGTCCATGCAAGGCGATTGCTCCTCTGCTGGAAGAGGCGTCCCGCGACTACGAAGGCCGTATCCACGTTGTCAAGGTCGATGTCCAGGACCACCCTGAAGTGGCTGCCAAATTCGGCATTCGCGGCATCCCGACACTGATGGTCTTCAAAAACGGTGAAGCTGTCGCCACCAAAGTCGGCGCAGTCAACAAAACCCAGCTTACCGGGTTCATTGACGAATCCATTTAA
- a CDS encoding DNA topoisomerase IV subunit B, with the protein MSVFLNSIEKHVAAKQSYDEASIRVLKGLEPVRERPGMYTRTENPLHIIQEVIDNAADESLAGFGRQITVTVNTDNSVTVEDDGRGIPVGIHPEEKAPVVEIVFTRLHAGGKFDKKAGGAYAFSGGLHGVGVSVTNALSTRMEVTVWRDSSEYQLVFAKGGALESPLTRLGDAVPRKKTGTRIRIWPDPKYFDTAQIPMNELLRLLRSKAVLMPGVTVVLNNEKTGEQKKWLYERGLTGYLSESLAGEELLVPVFADSQYADKSHEYFADGEGAEWAVAWTTEGQVVRESYVNLIPTSAGGTHEAGLREGLYTALKSFIELHNLLPKGIKLLPEDVFSRASFVLSAKVLDPQFQGQIKERLNNRDAVRLVGGFAKTSFELRLNSNVEAGRKLAELAIRQAQVRTRSAQKVEKRKSSGVAVLPGKLTDCESSDSTRTEVFLVEGDSAGGSAKMGRNKEFQAVLPLRGKVLNAWEVEKDRLFANNEIHDIAVAIGVDPHGPNDNPDLSGLRYRRICILSDADVDGSHIQVLLLTLFYRHFPRLVENGFVFIAKPPLFRVDVPAQGKRPARKLYCLDESELEAVQEKLVQKDGVKPGSLSISRFKGLGEMSAEQLWETTMNPDTRRLLPVGYGELTSDETKQMFNMLMGKGESAQRRSWLEDKGNLAEVDV; encoded by the coding sequence ATGTCTGTTTTTTTGAACAGTATCGAGAAACACGTGGCCGCCAAGCAAAGCTATGACGAAGCATCAATCCGGGTCCTCAAGGGTCTGGAGCCCGTGCGCGAACGCCCGGGCATGTACACCCGCACGGAAAATCCGCTGCATATTATTCAGGAAGTCATCGACAATGCTGCCGACGAATCCCTGGCGGGTTTTGGCAGACAAATTACTGTTACCGTCAACACAGATAACAGCGTAACGGTAGAAGACGACGGGCGGGGCATCCCCGTTGGCATACACCCCGAGGAAAAAGCGCCGGTAGTGGAAATTGTTTTTACCCGACTGCATGCAGGCGGCAAGTTCGACAAAAAAGCCGGCGGGGCTTACGCATTCTCCGGCGGTTTGCACGGTGTGGGGGTGTCCGTCACCAACGCGCTGTCAACCCGAATGGAGGTGACCGTCTGGCGCGATAGCAGTGAGTACCAGCTGGTATTTGCCAAAGGCGGGGCGCTTGAGTCCCCGCTAACCCGTCTGGGTGATGCGGTCCCCCGCAAGAAAACCGGCACGCGCATCCGCATCTGGCCCGATCCCAAATATTTCGATACGGCCCAGATTCCAATGAACGAACTGTTGCGCCTGCTGCGCAGCAAGGCCGTTCTAATGCCGGGTGTGACCGTTGTTTTGAACAACGAAAAAACCGGCGAGCAGAAAAAATGGCTGTACGAGCGTGGGCTCACCGGTTATCTGAGCGAGTCGCTGGCGGGCGAAGAGTTGCTGGTGCCGGTGTTTGCCGATAGCCAGTACGCCGACAAGTCGCACGAGTACTTTGCCGATGGCGAGGGTGCTGAATGGGCCGTGGCCTGGACCACCGAAGGACAGGTTGTACGTGAATCCTACGTGAATCTGATTCCCACTTCGGCTGGCGGCACGCACGAGGCCGGCTTGCGCGAAGGGCTGTATACGGCGCTCAAGAGCTTTATCGAATTGCACAATCTGCTGCCCAAAGGCATCAAGCTGCTGCCTGAAGACGTATTTTCCCGGGCCAGTTTTGTGCTGTCGGCCAAGGTGCTGGACCCGCAGTTCCAGGGGCAGATTAAAGAACGGCTGAATAACCGCGACGCTGTCCGTCTGGTGGGCGGGTTTGCCAAAACGTCATTTGAATTGCGTTTGAACAGTAATGTGGAAGCGGGCCGCAAACTGGCCGAACTGGCGATTCGCCAGGCGCAGGTACGCACCCGTTCCGCGCAGAAGGTTGAAAAACGCAAGAGTTCCGGCGTGGCGGTGTTGCCGGGCAAGCTGACCGACTGTGAATCGTCCGATAGTACCCGTACCGAAGTATTCCTGGTTGAGGGCGACTCTGCGGGTGGCTCTGCCAAGATGGGTCGCAATAAGGAATTTCAGGCCGTGCTGCCATTGCGCGGCAAGGTCCTTAATGCCTGGGAAGTGGAAAAAGACCGTCTGTTTGCCAATAATGAGATTCACGACATTGCCGTGGCGATTGGCGTAGATCCACATGGCCCCAATGACAATCCTGATCTGTCCGGGCTGCGCTACCGTCGTATTTGCATCCTTTCCGATGCCGACGTTGATGGTTCGCATATTCAGGTACTGCTGCTCACGCTGTTCTATCGCCATTTTCCCCGGCTGGTAGAAAATGGCTTTGTGTTTATTGCCAAGCCGCCCCTGTTCCGGGTAGATGTTCCCGCACAGGGCAAGCGTCCGGCACGCAAGCTGTATTGCCTGGATGAGTCGGAACTGGAGGCCGTCCAGGAAAAACTGGTGCAGAAAGATGGGGTAAAACCGGGTAGTCTGAGCATCAGCCGCTTTAAAGGTCTGGGCGAAATGAGTGCGGAACAGTTGTGGGAAACAACCATGAATCCGGACACGCGCCGTTTACTGCCGGTGGGCTACGGCGAATTGACGTCAGACGAAACGAAACAAATGTTCAATATGCTGATGGGTAAAGGCGAGTCTGCGCAGCGACGCAGCTGGCTCGAAGACAAAGGTAATTTAGCTGAAGTGGATGTGTAA
- the parC gene encoding DNA topoisomerase IV subunit A, with protein MSDQDQTDLFDAAPPEDETITLGLYAEQAYLDYAVSVVRGRALPDVGDGQKPVQRRILYAMSEMGLRAGAKPVKSARVVGDVLGKFHPHGDQAAYDALVRMAQDFTLRYPLIDGQGNFGSRDGDGAAAMRYTEARLTPIADVLLGEIDEGTVDFIPNYDGSQQEPQMLPARLPVMLLNGASGIAVGMATEIPSHNLQEVAAAAVGLLRHPRMSDEELYALIPGPDFAGGAQIITPASDIAAIYSSGRGSLKARARWEFEEMARGQWQLVITELPPNTSGQKVLEEIEEITNPKVKAGKKALTPDQQANKSAMLGMLDAVRDESGREAAVRLVFEPKSSRIDRNEFVNLLLAQTSMEGTVSVNLVCIGIDGRPRQRNLRTILEEWLTFRTLTVTRRTQHRLDKVIDRIHVLEGRMVVYLNVDEVIQTIRESDEPRAALMARFSLTERQAEDILEMRLRQLARLEGFKIEQELNDKRDEEKKLQELLDNPSALKRMIGKEIEADAKKYGDARRTIIQEAERAVLETRIVQEPVTVIVSEKGWLRSRQGHGHDHTQFGFKTGDRMYAAYECQSTDTLIALGSNGRVYSVAVATLPSARGDGQPITSMVDLERGTQVTQFIAGAADSRWLLMQSNGLGFTAKLSDMISRQKAGKQFVTVEAEQHLLRPIPVFDSSTHLAMYTAKGKILIIDLGEVKSLAGGGRGTQLMTLDASDSLAQIIPVGEGGIVVSGIYRNKQTEDTLSLQALAEYIGKRARKGRLFVVRMKNITLLPVLAANKE; from the coding sequence ATGAGTGATCAAGACCAGACGGACCTGTTTGACGCAGCGCCTCCCGAAGACGAAACCATCACCCTGGGTTTGTATGCCGAGCAGGCATATCTGGACTACGCGGTATCGGTCGTGCGCGGCCGTGCCTTGCCCGACGTAGGTGATGGTCAGAAGCCCGTACAGCGGCGTATTCTGTATGCCATGAGCGAAATGGGTCTGCGTGCCGGCGCCAAGCCGGTCAAGTCGGCCCGGGTGGTGGGCGATGTGCTGGGTAAGTTTCACCCGCACGGCGACCAGGCCGCCTACGATGCACTGGTGCGGATGGCTCAGGACTTCACCTTGCGCTATCCGCTTATCGATGGCCAGGGCAATTTCGGTTCGCGCGACGGTGATGGCGCTGCCGCCATGCGATATACAGAGGCGCGCCTGACGCCTATTGCCGATGTGCTGTTGGGTGAAATTGACGAGGGCACGGTTGACTTCATTCCCAATTACGATGGCAGCCAGCAGGAGCCGCAAATGCTGCCTGCGCGCCTGCCGGTCATGCTGCTTAACGGCGCCTCGGGTATTGCCGTGGGGATGGCAACTGAAATTCCTTCGCACAATCTGCAGGAAGTGGCGGCGGCTGCTGTGGGCCTGCTGCGTCATCCGCGCATGAGCGACGAAGAGCTGTATGCGCTGATTCCCGGGCCGGATTTTGCCGGTGGGGCCCAGATTATTACGCCTGCCAGCGATATCGCAGCGATTTATTCCTCGGGCCGCGGTTCGCTCAAAGCGCGCGCCCGCTGGGAATTTGAAGAAATGGCGCGGGGCCAGTGGCAGCTGGTCATTACAGAATTGCCGCCCAATACCTCCGGGCAGAAAGTGCTGGAAGAAATTGAAGAAATCACCAACCCCAAAGTAAAAGCGGGCAAGAAAGCGCTGACGCCCGATCAGCAGGCAAACAAATCCGCCATGCTGGGCATGCTGGATGCCGTAAGAGATGAGTCCGGACGGGAAGCGGCAGTGCGGCTGGTGTTCGAACCCAAATCCTCGCGCATTGATCGTAACGAATTCGTTAATCTGTTGCTGGCACAAACCAGCATGGAAGGGACCGTCTCGGTCAATCTGGTTTGTATTGGTATCGACGGCCGGCCGCGCCAGCGCAATCTGCGCACCATCCTGGAAGAATGGCTGACTTTCCGCACCCTAACGGTTACCCGTCGGACACAGCACCGCCTGGATAAGGTCATTGACCGCATCCATGTGCTGGAAGGCCGCATGGTGGTGTATCTGAACGTCGATGAAGTGATTCAGACCATACGCGAGTCCGATGAGCCGCGTGCGGCGTTGATGGCACGGTTTTCGCTCACGGAACGACAGGCCGAAGATATTCTGGAAATGCGGTTGCGTCAGTTGGCAAGACTTGAAGGTTTCAAGATCGAGCAGGAGCTTAATGACAAGCGTGATGAAGAGAAAAAACTGCAGGAACTGCTGGATAATCCGTCAGCGCTTAAACGCATGATTGGCAAGGAGATTGAAGCCGATGCCAAAAAATACGGAGACGCGCGCCGCACGATCATCCAGGAGGCCGAAAGGGCAGTGCTGGAAACCCGTATCGTACAGGAACCGGTGACTGTCATTGTGTCGGAAAAAGGCTGGCTGCGTTCGCGTCAGGGGCATGGTCATGACCACACCCAGTTCGGTTTCAAAACCGGCGATCGCATGTACGCCGCTTACGAATGCCAGAGTACCGATACACTCATCGCGCTTGGCAGCAATGGTCGCGTCTATTCAGTGGCAGTAGCGACGCTGCCATCGGCACGCGGCGACGGCCAGCCTATTACCAGTATGGTTGATCTGGAGCGTGGCACGCAGGTCACTCAGTTTATCGCGGGCGCTGCCGACAGCCGCTGGTTGCTGATGCAAAGCAACGGGCTGGGCTTTACCGCAAAACTGTCTGATATGATCAGCCGCCAGAAAGCAGGAAAACAGTTCGTAACGGTCGAGGCCGAGCAGCATTTGCTGCGCCCCATCCCCGTATTCGATAGCAGTACCCATCTGGCGATGTATACCGCCAAAGGGAAAATTCTGATCATCGATTTGGGAGAAGTGAAATCGCTTGCGGGCGGTGGTCGCGGCACCCAATTGATGACACTCGATGCCAGTGACAGCCTGGCCCAGATTATACCGGTGGGCGAAGGCGGTATTGTGGTGTCGGGCATTTATCGCAATAAGCAGACCGAGGACACGCTCTCGCTGCAGGCGCTGGCCGAATACATCGGCAAGCGCGCACGCAAGGGGCGCCTGTTCGTTGTGCGCATGAAAAACATTACACTGTTGCCGGTTCTGGCAGCAAACAAGGAGTAA
- a CDS encoding CDP-6-deoxy-delta-3,4-glucoseen reductase, whose product MGYKVTVHPSNHQFETTEGQTILDAALAAGFVLPYSCRSGSCSTCKGKVISGTFDAGPAPAQILSADEISAGYTLFCQAHATSDMDIEVREVRMASDIQIRKMPARVMALDKVADDVMVISLQLPATEPFRYYAGQYIEFILKDGKRRSFSMASAPNGTEPVQLHIRHLPGGVFTDHVFGAGATQMKVREILRVEGPLGSFFLRDDSDKPIIFLASGTGFAPIKAMMEHIIEKGIIRPVTLYWGGRRPQDLYMNELAQQWDRDLPFFTYVPVISDATPEDAWTGRTGFVHKAVIQDFPDLSGHQVYACGAPIVVNSARTEYTGLCGLPEDEFFADSFTSEADAIHN is encoded by the coding sequence GTGGGATATAAAGTGACGGTGCATCCCAGCAACCATCAATTTGAAACAACAGAAGGGCAGACGATTCTGGACGCCGCGCTGGCTGCGGGCTTTGTGCTGCCTTATAGCTGTCGCAGCGGGTCCTGCTCTACCTGCAAGGGTAAAGTGATTAGTGGAACTTTTGATGCCGGCCCGGCGCCTGCCCAGATTCTGTCAGCCGACGAGATCAGCGCAGGTTACACCCTGTTCTGTCAGGCGCATGCGACCAGCGATATGGATATTGAAGTGCGCGAAGTGCGTATGGCCAGCGATATCCAGATCCGCAAAATGCCTGCCCGTGTGATGGCGCTGGACAAGGTCGCCGATGATGTCATGGTGATCAGCCTGCAGTTGCCGGCAACCGAGCCTTTTCGATATTACGCGGGGCAGTATATTGAGTTCATTTTGAAGGACGGCAAGCGTCGCAGTTTTTCCATGGCCAGCGCGCCTAACGGTACCGAACCAGTACAGTTGCATATACGGCATCTGCCGGGCGGCGTATTCACCGATCACGTATTCGGCGCGGGTGCAACGCAAATGAAAGTGCGCGAAATCCTGCGCGTAGAAGGGCCGCTGGGTTCATTCTTTCTGCGTGACGACAGCGACAAGCCAATTATCTTTCTGGCCAGTGGGACTGGTTTTGCGCCGATCAAGGCGATGATGGAACACATTATCGAGAAAGGGATCATCCGTCCTGTCACGCTTTACTGGGGAGGTCGGCGTCCGCAAGACCTGTATATGAACGAGCTGGCTCAGCAATGGGATCGCGACCTGCCATTTTTCACCTATGTGCCGGTCATTTCCGATGCGACCCCGGAAGACGCCTGGACCGGCCGCACCGGCTTCGTGCATAAGGCAGTGATTCAGGATTTTCCTGATCTGTCCGGTCACCAGGTGTATGCCTGCGGTGCGCCTATCGTGGTTAACAGTGCCCGCACAGAATATACCGGGCTGTGTGGCTTGCCGGAAGATGAGTTTTTTGCTGATTCGTTTACTTCGGAAGCGGACGCCATTCATAACTAG
- the alaS gene encoding alanine--tRNA ligase: MKVADIRQKFLHFFESKGHTIVPSSSLVPGNDPTLLFTNSGMVQFKDVFTGKETRPYSRATTSQRCLRAGGKHNDLENVGYTARHHTFFEMLGNFSFGDYFKQDAIRYGWELLTTVYGLPAEKLWVTVYQEDDEAYDIWLKEIGVPAERIIRIGDNKGARYASDNFWQMADTGPCGPCSEIFYDHGPDVWGGPPGSPEEDGDRYIEVWNLVFMQFERDQQGNMTPLPRPCVDTGMGLERIAAVLQHVHSNYEIDLFQNLIKAAARETGTSDLTNNSLKVIADHIRACSFMIVDGVIPGNVGRGYVLRRIIRRALRHGHQLGKTTPFFHQLVTDLVEQMGEAYPELAKSAEHVASVIRQEEVRFQETLVNGMRILNDELAALGKDGVLDGQTAFRLYDTFGFPFDLTADVCRERGFGVDQAGYDQAMAHQKAQAKASGKFKMAANLQYEGAQTRFEGYEHLQTSATIQALYVDGTLVDAVQEGQDAIVVLDTTPFYAESGGQVGDSGTLTGFGSAFDVVDTQKIQANVFGHHGAVSLGSLKVGDQVQALVDTDRRQATMRNHSATHLLHKALKQVLGEHVQQRGSLVDPDKTRFDFSHGAPVTATQIRDVEAIVNNEVLANNAVAARVMAFDDAVADGAMALFGEKYGDTVRVLDIGFSRELCGGTHVARTGDIGLFKIVSEGGVGEGVRRVEAITGHNAFGWVQNLNASVQQAAAILKTSPADLVERTRLQQEQLRAAEKEMDRIKAKLAAASSADLSSQAVQVKGTQLLALVVPNADPKSLRGLIDNLKNTLKSGIVLLATESDGKVSVAAGVTQDLTGKVKAGDLVSHVSAQIGGKGGGRPDMAMGGGTDTAALPGAVAGVQEWVESRL, encoded by the coding sequence ATGAAAGTCGCTGATATCCGCCAGAAATTCCTGCATTTTTTTGAATCGAAGGGCCACACCATTGTGCCGTCTTCTTCATTGGTGCCGGGAAACGACCCTACCTTGCTCTTTACCAATTCCGGTATGGTGCAGTTCAAGGATGTATTTACCGGCAAGGAAACGCGTCCGTATTCGCGCGCCACAACGTCGCAGCGTTGCCTGCGTGCCGGCGGCAAGCACAATGACCTGGAAAACGTCGGTTATACCGCCAGGCATCATACCTTTTTCGAAATGCTGGGTAACTTCAGCTTTGGTGATTATTTCAAGCAGGATGCCATTCGCTACGGCTGGGAGCTGTTAACCACGGTCTATGGCCTGCCGGCCGAGAAATTATGGGTAACGGTCTACCAGGAAGACGATGAGGCCTATGATATCTGGCTTAAGGAAATCGGCGTTCCGGCAGAGCGTATTATCCGTATCGGCGACAACAAGGGTGCACGCTATGCGTCCGACAATTTCTGGCAAATGGCCGATACCGGCCCTTGTGGTCCGTGTTCCGAAATTTTCTATGATCATGGTCCCGATGTCTGGGGTGGCCCACCGGGATCGCCTGAAGAAGACGGCGACCGCTATATTGAGGTCTGGAATCTGGTGTTCATGCAGTTTGAGCGCGATCAGCAGGGCAATATGACGCCGCTGCCGCGCCCCTGCGTTGATACCGGTATGGGCCTGGAGCGTATCGCTGCCGTGTTGCAGCATGTGCATTCGAATTATGAGATTGACCTATTCCAGAACCTGATTAAGGCAGCGGCACGCGAAACGGGTACCAGCGATCTGACCAACAACTCACTCAAGGTGATTGCCGATCATATCCGTGCCTGCAGTTTTATGATTGTAGATGGTGTTATTCCGGGTAACGTGGGGCGCGGCTATGTGCTGCGCCGTATCATTCGCCGCGCCCTGCGTCACGGTCATCAACTGGGTAAGACCACACCGTTTTTCCACCAACTGGTTACTGATCTGGTTGAGCAGATGGGCGAGGCCTATCCTGAACTGGCCAAATCGGCTGAACACGTGGCTTCCGTGATCCGTCAGGAAGAAGTACGCTTTCAGGAAACCCTGGTCAACGGCATGCGCATCCTGAACGATGAGCTGGCTGCGCTGGGCAAAGACGGCGTGCTGGATGGCCAGACTGCCTTCCGCCTGTATGATACTTTCGGTTTTCCATTCGACTTGACCGCAGACGTCTGTCGTGAACGCGGTTTCGGCGTTGATCAGGCTGGCTACGACCAAGCCATGGCTCACCAGAAGGCGCAGGCCAAGGCCAGCGGCAAATTCAAAATGGCGGCGAACCTGCAGTATGAGGGCGCGCAAACCCGTTTTGAAGGTTACGAACATCTGCAAACCAGCGCAACCATACAGGCGCTTTATGTCGACGGCACGCTGGTCGATGCGGTCCAGGAAGGGCAGGATGCCATTGTGGTGCTGGACACTACGCCGTTTTACGCTGAATCCGGCGGGCAGGTCGGAGACAGCGGTACGCTTACCGGGTTCGGTTCGGCTTTTGATGTAGTCGATACACAAAAAATTCAGGCCAATGTATTCGGTCATCATGGTGCGGTTAGCCTGGGCAGCCTCAAGGTGGGCGATCAGGTTCAGGCGCTGGTTGATACCGACAGGCGTCAGGCCACGATGCGCAATCACTCAGCGACACACCTGTTGCACAAGGCGCTTAAGCAGGTTTTGGGCGAGCATGTACAGCAGCGCGGCTCACTGGTTGATCCTGATAAAACCCGCTTTGACTTCTCCCACGGTGCACCGGTAACGGCTACGCAGATTCGTGATGTGGAAGCGATCGTCAATAACGAGGTGCTGGCCAACAATGCGGTGGCAGCACGCGTGATGGCTTTTGATGATGCAGTGGCGGATGGCGCCATGGCGCTGTTCGGCGAGAAGTATGGCGATACCGTCAGGGTTCTGGATATCGGTTTTTCACGCGAACTTTGCGGCGGCACACACGTTGCGCGCACGGGCGATATCGGTCTGTTCAAAATTGTTTCCGAAGGCGGTGTGGGCGAGGGCGTGCGCCGCGTGGAGGCCATTACCGGACACAATGCGTTTGGCTGGGTGCAGAACCTGAATGCATCGGTGCAGCAGGCGGCTGCTATTTTGAAAACCAGTCCTGCTGATCTCGTGGAAAGAACACGCTTGCAGCAGGAGCAGTTGCGCGCTGCGGAAAAAGAAATGGATCGCATCAAGGCCAAGCTGGCTGCCGCGTCCAGCGCCGATTTGTCATCGCAGGCCGTGCAGGTCAAAGGCACACAGTTGCTGGCCCTGGTGGTTCCCAATGCTGACCCCAAATCGCTGCGAGGTCTGATCGATAATCTGAAGAACACTCTCAAGAGCGGCATTGTGCTGCTGGCGACCGAAAGCGATGGTAAAGTAAGCGTTGCGGCTGGTGTTACCCAGGATCTGACCGGTAAAGTGAAGGCAGGAGACCTGGTGTCCCATGTATCTGCACAAATTGGCGGCAAGGGCGGTGGTCGTCCCGATATGGCCATGGGTGGCGGTACCGATACTGCGGCCTTGCCGGGCGCTGTGGCAGGCGTTCAGGAGTGGGTGGAATCACGGCTGTAA
- a CDS encoding sulfurtransferase TusA family protein — MSEEVAFVQVVDASGLTCPLPILRAKKALATIQSGEVLKIITTDRNAIRDFQAFSKQTHNPLLSQEETETGAVHYLQRR; from the coding sequence ATGTCAGAAGAAGTTGCGTTTGTTCAGGTGGTTGATGCGTCGGGCTTAACCTGTCCGCTGCCTATATTGCGGGCAAAAAAGGCGCTGGCAACCATACAAAGCGGTGAGGTGCTGAAAATTATCACCACAGACCGCAATGCGATTCGTGATTTTCAGGCGTTTTCCAAACAGACGCACAATCCGCTTTTATCCCAGGAAGAAACCGAGACAGGGGCCGTCCATTACCTGCAGAGACGCTAA
- the rpsP gene encoding 30S ribosomal protein S16 — protein MVVIRLARGGSKKRPFYNLVAADSRNRRDGRFIERVGFYNPVAKEGTEALRIASDRVTYWVDNGAQLSPAVARLVKEYAAKVANA, from the coding sequence ATGGTGGTTATTCGTCTGGCCCGCGGTGGCTCAAAAAAACGTCCGTTCTATAATCTGGTTGCTGCTGATTCTCGCAACCGTCGTGACGGTCGTTTCATTGAGCGCGTTGGCTTTTACAATCCTGTAGCCAAAGAAGGCACAGAAGCCCTGCGCATCGCATCTGACCGCGTTACATACTGGGTTGATAACGGCGCTCAGCTGTCTCCCGCTGTTGCTCGTCTGGTTAAAGAATACGCGGCAAAAGTAGCCAACGCTTAA
- the rimM gene encoding ribosome maturation factor RimM (Essential for efficient processing of 16S rRNA), with amino-acid sequence MSTLPEDLVELGRIVSAYGVKGMVKIQPYSDDRSALLDIDQWWLARVSPRNGALLSAHTPIRAQRVREQGADLVAALEGVTDRDQAEAMKGTSVFASRSQFPSAPEDEYYWVDLIGSRVYLEDSGELAGVVLEVMDNGAHGVLRVARHQADAQGEPAPVLDAKGRVLEWLVPFVSEHVPEVDVAARRIVTRFPLDF; translated from the coding sequence ATGAGCACGCTACCCGAGGATCTGGTCGAGCTTGGTCGTATTGTATCTGCCTATGGCGTTAAGGGGATGGTAAAAATCCAGCCCTATTCAGATGACCGCAGTGCATTGCTGGATATTGACCAGTGGTGGCTGGCCCGCGTATCGCCTCGTAATGGTGCGCTGTTGTCTGCGCATACGCCGATTCGGGCGCAGCGGGTGCGGGAGCAGGGTGCGGATCTGGTGGCTGCCCTGGAAGGGGTCACTGATCGCGATCAGGCCGAGGCCATGAAAGGCACGTCGGTTTTTGCATCTCGTAGCCAGTTTCCTTCAGCACCGGAAGATGAGTATTACTGGGTCGATCTGATCGGCAGCCGGGTCTATCTTGAAGATAGCGGTGAGCTTGCGGGTGTTGTCCTTGAGGTAATGGATAATGGCGCGCACGGTGTGCTGCGGGTTGCCCGGCACCAGGCTGATGCGCAGGGTGAGCCGGCGCCGGTACTTGATGCCAAAGGGCGCGTCCTGGAATGGCTGGTGCCATTTGTGAGCGAGCATGTGCCAGAGGTAGATGTGGCGGCTCGCCGTATTGTGACCCGTTTTCCGCTGGATTTCTGA